A portion of the Punica granatum isolate Tunisia-2019 chromosome 7, ASM765513v2, whole genome shotgun sequence genome contains these proteins:
- the LOC116212979 gene encoding receptor-like protein EIX2, with protein MFESIFSFKLFLLLLLSGKSLYLQTVTLALSCVDNEREALLKFKRGLTDPGDLLSSWTGRDCCAWEGVRCSNRTGRILGLDLRNRNPSDPDLGFGGPSLGGEISPSLLELKDLRRLDLSMNDFSSTKIPNFLGSFQYMKYLNLSGASFAGNIPLNLGDLSRLRYLDLRNCFLQSDANDLFWLSGLPLLEYLDLGAVDLSKAASDWLQTINLLPSLRELHLSNCRLLKLPHSLPFINFTSISVLDLSNNGFNSSLPPWLFNLTNLVYLDLNSNSIMGGVLDMFSGLAFLQELDLSENSLIEGELPTSVGSLCNMNVLKLSVNNMEGEITDFLDGLSRCSNGSSIENLDLGLNQFSGSLPESIAHLSKLRYLQLPNNLFEGPIPESIGNMSALEEINFSGNKMNRIPTGFGQLSALTAAGLSYNVWEGVISEAHFANLSRLRDLDLYKDSPNISLAFNISPGWAPPFKLHLINIRSCNLGPNFPNWLKKQDELVTVVLNNAQISGEIPNWFLELNLQLDKFDVAYNQLSGSPPTSLVFTSSANVALSSNLYEGPLPLWSPNVTQVYLDNNRFSGPIPPDIGDKMPLLTDLDISQNSLTGRIPLSIGNLSTLTSLVISNNYLTGEIPGFWSNIPFLYEFVMSNNSLSGTIPSSIGSLNSLKFFVLSNNNLSGELPPSLMNCSIWSLDLGENRFSGKIPRWISEGMPNLLILRLRSNLFSGEIPPEICGLSELHILDLSHNDLRGPIPSCVGNLTGLKVELTDIDNQRYEGKLTVVAKGRQLQYQQTLYLVNSFDLSDNRLSGEIPSGLADLVKLGTLNLSMNGLVGEIPSSIGNLDVLETLDLSRNRLSGPIPPGMTSLTKLNHLDLSYNNLSGKIPTANQFQTFNDPSMYEGNSGLCGVPLTKLCPGDGAPSHPPDANSDENDGDNDEDRLDRLWLFLSTGLGFIIGFWGVCGTLIIKKSWRIAYYRFADRIIDKLIVFWSVNTRLRGGAEGG; from the coding sequence ATGTTTGAGagtattttttcctttaagcttttcctcctcctcctactATCAGGGAAATCTCTGTACCTTCAAACCGTTACGTTGGCGTTGAGCTGTGTCGACAATGAACGGGAAGCACTTCTCAAGTTCAAACGAGGCCTCACCGACCCCGGCGATCTGCTCTCTTCCTGGACAGGACGAGACTGTTGCGCTTGGGAAGGAGTTCGCTGCAGCAATAGAACAGGACGAATACTCGGTCTCGACCTCCGAAACAGAAATCCCAGTGACCCGGACTTGGGCTTCGGGGGACCCTCTCTCGGAGGCGAGATCAGCCCTTCTCTGCTGGAGTTGAAAGACCTGAGGCGCTTGGACCTGAGCATGAACGATTTCAGCAGTACAAAGATTCCGAACTTTCTCGGTTCATTTCAATATATGAAGTACCTGAATCTCTCGGGAGCATCTTTTGCGGGGAACATTCCCCTAAACCTCGGGGATCTTTCCCGTTTGAGGTACCTCGATCTCAGGAATTGTTTCCTGCAATCGGATGCGAATGATCTCTTCTGGCTCTCCGGTCTTCCTTTGCTCGAGTATCTGGACTTGGGGGCTGTCGACCTCAGCAAGGCTGCATCGGATTGGCTTCAAACAATCAATTTGCTGCCTTCTCTTCGGGAGTTGCACTTATCCAATTGCAGGCTCTTGAAACTTCCTCATTCCCTCCCCTTCATCAACTTCACATCGATCTCAGTTCTCGACCTCTCCAACAATGGCTTCAACTCTTCTCTGCCTCCCTGGCTCTTCAATCTCACCAACCTCGTATATCTCGACCTCAACTCAAACAGCATCATGGGCGGCGTCCTGGATATGTTCTCGGGTTTAGCATTTCTCCAAGAACTTGACCTGTCCGAGAACTCTCTCATCGAAGGTGAGCTTCCGACTTCTGTGGGAAGTCTATGCAATATGAACGTACTGAAGCTATCGGTCAACAATATGGAAGGCGAGATAACCGATTTCCTGGACGGTTTATCTCGATGTAGCAATGGTAGCAGCATAGAGAATCTTGATTTGGGACTTAATCAATTCTCAGGGAGCCTGCCTGAGTCCATCGCACACTTGAGCAAGTTAAGGTACCTTCAACTGCCGAATAACTTGTTTGAAGGTCCGATCCCAGAGTCTATTGGGAACATGTCGGCTTTGGAGGAAATCAACTTCAGTGGCAATAAGATGAACCGAATTCCGACTGGCTTCGGGCAACTCTCAGCTCTAACTGCTGCAGGTCTCTCGTACAATGTGTGGGAAGGTGTGATCTCGGAGGCCCACTTCGCCAACCTCTCGAGACTAAGGGATTTAGATTTATACAAGGACTCCCCAAACATTTCCTTGGCCTTCAATATCTCTCCTGGTTGGGCCCCTCCCTTCAAACTTCACCTCATCAATATTAGGTCTTGCAACTTGGGACCTAATTTCCCGAATTGGCTCAAGAAGCAGGATGAGCTTGTCACTGTGGTTCTCAACAATGCTCAAATCTCGGGTGAGATACCGAATTGGTTCTTGGAGCTCAACTTGCAACTAGATAAGTTTGATGTTGCGTATAATCAGTTAAGTGGATCCCCTCCGACCTCTCTTGTGTTCACTTCCTCGGCAAATGTGGCCTTGAGCTCAAACCTATATGAGGGTCCTTTGCCTCTCTGGTCTCCCAATGTCACCCAAGTGTACCTTGATAATAATCGATTTTCAGGTCCTATCCCACCTGATATTGGAGATAAGATGCCATTGCTTACCGACTTGGACATCTCGCAGAATTCGTTAACTGGTAGAATCCCCTTGTCCATTGGGAATCTGTCTACTTTGACATCTTTGGTCATCTCCAACAACTATCTCACTGGAGAGATACCGGGGTTCTGGAGCAACATCCCATTCTTATACGAATTTGTCATGTCCAACAATAGCCTCTCGGGCACGATCCCGAGCTCAATAGGCTCCCTGAACTCTCTCAAGTTCTTTGTGCTCAGCAACAACAATCTCTCAGGCGAGCTTCCCCCCTCATTAATGAATTGCTCGATTTGGAGCCTCGACCTTGGGGAGAACAGATTCTCTGGGAAAATCCCCAGATGGATCTCAGAAGGCATGCCGAATCTATTAATCTTGCGGTTGCGATCAAATTTATTCTCCGGGGAAATACCTCCCGAAATCTGTGGGTTATCCGAGCTTCATATATTGGATCTCTCACACAATGATTTGAGAGGGCCGATCCCCTCGTGCGTGGGCAACTTGACAGGTCTTAAGGTCGAGCTCACTGACATAGACAACCAGAGGTATGAGGGAAAACTCACAGTGGTCGCGAAAGGGAGGCAACTCCAATACCAGCAAACCCTTTACCTCGTGAACAGTTTTGACTTATCAGATAACAGGTTGTCAGGCGAAATCCCAAGTGGGCTCGCAGATCTTGTGAAGCTGGGCACGCTGAACTTGTCGATGAATGGATTGGTTGGGGAAATTCCCTCCAGCATCGGAAACTTAGACGTCTTGGAAACCTTGGACCTGTCCAGGAACAGGCTTTCGGGCCCAATCCCACCAGGGATGACTTCCTTGACAAAGTTGAACCACTTGGACCTGTCCTACAATAACTTGTCGGGAAAAATTCCGACTGCCAACCAATTCCAAACCTTCAACGACCCATCAATGTACGAGGGCAACTCTGGCCTCTGCGGGGTCCCACTGACAAAGTTGTGCCCTGGCGATGGCGCACCATCTCATCCTCCGGATGCCAATAGTGATGAGAATGATGGCGACAATGATGAGGATAGGCTAGACAGGTTGTGGCTATTCCTAAGCACAGGGCTTGGATTCATCATAGGATTCTGGGGTGTCTGTGGTACTCTGATCATCAAGAAGTCATGGAGGATTGCTTATTACAGGTTTGCTGACAGGATTATAGACAAGCTCATCGTGTTTTGGTCTGTGAACACACGGCTCCGGGGAGGAGCTGAGGGGGGGTGA
- the LOC116215358 gene encoding uridine kinase-like protein 1, chloroplastic yields MEKEIDAVMEAASGVHFSGLRLDGLLSSPSASPRATTAAAAAAASSSPQFDSSSSIQQPFVIGVSGGTASGKTTVCDMIIQQLHDHRVVLVNQDSFYRGLTPEESERVQEYNFDHPDAFDTEQLLDCIEKLKAGQSYQVPVYNFKTHRRRSDTFRQVNASDVIILEGILVFHDPRVRNLMNMKIFVDTDADVRLARRIRRDTVERGRDIDSVLEMYAKFVKPAFDDFVLPSKKYADVIIPRGGENHIAVDLIVQHIRTKLGQHDLCKIYSNVYVIQSTFQIRGMHTLIRDKDISKHDFVFYSDRLIRLVVEHGLGHLPFTEKQVVTPTGSMYTGVDFCKKLCGVSIVRSGESMENALRACCKGIKIGKILIHRDGDNGKQLIYEKLPKDICERHVLLLDPVLATGNSANQAIELLIEKGVPESHIIFLNLISAPEGIHCVCKRFPSLKIVTSEIDVALNEEFRVIPGMGEFGDRYFGTDD; encoded by the exons ATGGAGAAAGAGATTGACGCGGTCATGGAAGCAGCCTCCGGCGTTCACTTCTCCGGCTTACGCCTCGACggcctcctctcctctccttccGCCTCCCCCCGCGCCACCACCGCTGCAGCAGCTGCTGccgcctcctcctccccccaATTCGACTCCAGCTCTTCAATCCAGCAGCCCTTCGTCATCG GAGTTTCCGGAGGTACTGCTTCGGGCAAGACCACGGTGTGCGACATGATTATACAGCAGCTTCACGACCACCGTGTTGTGCTCGTCAATCAG GATTCATTTTACCGTGGTCTGACCCCTGAAGAATCAGAACGTGTACAGGAGTATAACTTTGATCATCCCg ATGCATTTGACACTGAACAGCTTCTGGATTGCATTGAGAAACTCAAAGCTGGTCAATCTTATCAGGTTCCTGTGTATAATTTCAAGACTCATCGTCGCCGTTCAGATACCTTTCGCCAG GTTAACGCATCCGATGTCATTATCCTGGAGGGAATTTTGGTTTTCCATGACCCACGAGTGCGAAACCTTATGAACATGAAAATATTTGTTGATACAG ATGCTGATGTGAGGCTTGCCCGCAGAATACGACGTGACACTGTTGAGCGGGGTAGGGACATAGACTCTGTTCTTGAAATG TATGCAAAGTTTGTGAAGCCTGCATTTGATGATTTTGTCCTACCATCAAAGAAATATGCTGATGTTATCATACCTCGTGGAGGTGAGAATCACATCGCCGTTGACCTGATTGTGCAACATATTAGAACAAAGCTTGGTCAGCATGACTTGTGCAAGATATATTCCAACGTGTACGTCATACAATCAACATTCCAG ATAAGAGGCATGCATACTCTGATTCGAGACAAGGACATATCAAAGCATGATTTTGTCTTCTATTCTGATCGACTGATTCGATTG GTTGTTGAGCATGGGCTGGGTCATCTTCCTTTCACAGAGAAACAAGTAGTCACTCCAACAG GTTCAATGTATACTGGAGTTGATTTTTGCAAGAAATTGTGTGGAGTTTCCATTGTCCGAAG TGGGGAGAGCATGGAAAATGCATTACGAGCCTGCTGCAAAGGAATAAAAATCGGGAAAATTCTTATCCACAGGGATGGAGACAATGGGAAACAG CTAATATATGAAAAGCTTCCCAAGGATATCTGTGAACGACATGTCCTCCTTCTAGATCCTGTTCTCGCAACAG GTAACTCCGCGAACCAAGCAATTGAGCTGCTGATAGAGAAAGGAGTTCCTGAATCACACATAATCTTCCTAAACCTCATCTCG GCCCCAGAAGGAATCCACTGTGTTTGCAAGCGGTTCCCCTCCTTGAAGATTGTCACGTCAGAGATCGATGTGGCGCTAAATGAGGAGTTCCGTGTTATTCCAGGCATGGGCGAGTTTGGAGATCGTTACTTCGGTACTGATGATTGA